In Phormidium yuhuli AB48, one genomic interval encodes:
- the psb32 gene encoding photosystem II repair protein Psb32, translating into MTIQSQFSQRSGGDRTFGGIRVGVLALLGAIALWLCPSPALAVSVYNMPFVSPGEDTWILDEGNSISRINELQIGKALEELRAQTGAEVRFVTVRHIDYGETIQSFTDKLFEKWFPNPEEQANQVLISLDVVTNNAGIRVGEGLSDKLTPDIAESVAQETVLYPLIEGDKYNEAFIDAKDRLVAVLSGQGDPGAPELKVKEVQVEGTFATAEETAEKRSDATTFVIVLLIAATVIPMVTYYALYS; encoded by the coding sequence ATGACAATACAATCACAATTTTCTCAACGCTCTGGGGGCGATCGCACCTTCGGAGGGATTCGGGTTGGGGTTTTGGCCCTGCTAGGGGCGATCGCCCTTTGGCTCTGTCCCTCCCCAGCCCTAGCGGTGAGCGTCTATAATATGCCTTTCGTCTCCCCCGGGGAAGATACCTGGATTCTCGATGAAGGGAACAGCATCAGCCGCATTAATGAACTCCAAATTGGCAAGGCCCTGGAAGAACTCCGCGCCCAAACGGGGGCCGAGGTGCGTTTTGTGACGGTTCGCCACATTGACTATGGGGAAACCATCCAGAGTTTCACCGATAAACTCTTTGAGAAATGGTTTCCCAATCCCGAGGAGCAAGCCAATCAGGTGCTCATCTCCCTAGATGTGGTCACCAATAACGCCGGAATCCGCGTCGGTGAGGGACTTTCCGACAAACTCACCCCAGACATTGCCGAGAGTGTCGCTCAGGAGACGGTTCTCTATCCTCTAATTGAGGGGGATAAGTATAACGAAGCCTTCATCGACGCGAAAGACCGTTTGGTGGCGGTTCTCTCGGGCCAAGGAGATCCGGGCGCACCGGAATTGAAGGTGAAAGAGGTACAAGTTGAAGGAACTTTTGCCACCGCTGAAGAAACTGCCGAAAAACGGAGTGATGCCACCACCTTTGTGATTGTGCTGTTGATTGCAGCAACAGTCATTCCCATGGTGACCTACTATGCTCTCTATTCCTAA
- the radC gene encoding RadC family protein, whose amino-acid sequence MGYNVRIADMPATERPRERMVACGANHLATAELLAILLGTGNRGENLSAVGLGQKILRQLGDRNPDPLEVLRTVSPQELMQIPGIGLAKATAIVAAIELGKRAFQTRPAERQVIEDPATATAYLSHDLMWQEAERFAILLLDVRNRVLGSQVLTIGTATETLAHPPDIFREVIRQGANRAIVAHNHPTGNVSPSQQDLDLTRRLLQIGQILSIPILDHLILGHGNYASLRKQTQLWQEFPQE is encoded by the coding sequence ATGGGGTATAACGTTCGCATCGCAGATATGCCAGCCACAGAACGCCCTCGGGAACGGATGGTGGCCTGTGGGGCCAATCACCTAGCCACAGCCGAACTGTTGGCAATTTTGCTCGGAACCGGCAATCGCGGTGAGAATCTCTCAGCCGTTGGCTTAGGGCAGAAAATTCTCCGTCAATTGGGCGATCGCAATCCAGACCCCCTAGAAGTCCTACGCACCGTCTCCCCCCAGGAGTTAATGCAGATTCCCGGAATTGGCCTAGCCAAAGCCACCGCCATTGTGGCAGCCATCGAGTTAGGGAAACGAGCCTTTCAAACGCGCCCAGCAGAACGTCAGGTCATCGAAGACCCCGCCACCGCCACCGCCTACCTCAGCCATGACCTGATGTGGCAGGAAGCCGAACGCTTTGCCATCCTCCTCCTCGATGTCCGCAATCGCGTCTTAGGAAGCCAAGTCCTAACCATCGGCACCGCCACCGAAACCCTGGCCCACCCGCCCGACATCTTCCGCGAAGTGATTCGTCAAGGGGCCAACCGGGCGATCGTGGCTCACAACCACCCCACCGGCAATGTCAGCCCCAGTCAACAAGACCTCGATTTAACCCGCCGCCTCCTGCAAATCGGTCAAATCCTCTCCATCCCCATCCTCGACCATTTAATCCTCGGTCACGGTAACTACGCCAGTCTCCGTAAGCAAACCCAACTCTGGCAGGAGTTTCCTCAGGAGTAG
- a CDS encoding HesB/IscA family protein produces the protein MTQATQAPQRGIQMTETALKQVMALREQQGEDLFLRVGVRQGGCSGMSYTMDFEDGSNVREDDEVYDYDGFQVVCDRKSLLYLYGLVLDYNTALIGGGFTFTNPNATQTCGCGSSFSA, from the coding sequence ATGACTCAAGCAACTCAAGCTCCGCAACGGGGTATTCAGATGACCGAAACTGCACTCAAGCAGGTGATGGCGTTGCGTGAACAGCAGGGAGAAGACCTGTTTTTACGAGTTGGCGTTCGTCAGGGCGGTTGTTCTGGGATGTCCTACACCATGGACTTTGAGGACGGGAGCAACGTCCGTGAGGATGACGAGGTCTATGATTATGACGGGTTTCAGGTGGTGTGCGATCGCAAGAGCCTGTTATACCTCTATGGCTTAGTTCTCGACTACAACACCGCCTTAATCGGTGGCGGTTTCACCTTCACCAACCCTAACGCCACTCAAACCTGTGGCTGTGGGAGTTCCTTCTCCGCCTAG
- a CDS encoding tetratricopeptide repeat protein produces MNSPLETEFEQAIARYQNGDAVEDLIPVFKDICDRAPKNSAAWTCLSWLYLLGDRPKSAHKAAHTAVKLTPQDPQAQVNLALAMLDIGKPGVRTHIERALEVMAYSDELREELERNCQDGLTRKPDWQNLKRVQNWLFA; encoded by the coding sequence ATGAATAGCCCCCTCGAAACAGAATTTGAACAGGCCATCGCTCGCTACCAGAATGGGGACGCTGTCGAGGATCTCATCCCTGTCTTCAAAGATATCTGCGATCGCGCTCCCAAGAATAGCGCCGCCTGGACTTGCTTATCCTGGCTTTACCTCCTCGGCGATCGCCCAAAGTCTGCCCATAAAGCCGCCCATACAGCCGTCAAACTCACCCCCCAAGATCCTCAAGCCCAGGTTAACCTCGCCCTGGCTATGTTGGATATCGGCAAACCGGGGGTGCGAACCCACATTGAACGCGCTCTTGAGGTGATGGCTTACTCCGATGAACTCCGGGAGGAGTTAGAGCGCAATTGTCAAGACGGCTTAACCCGCAAACCCGATTGGCAAAACCTCAAACGAGTGCAAAACTGGCTCTTTGCTTAG
- the thyD gene encoding thylakoid membrane protein ThyD: MKVAITGATGFVGRALVEHLSKTDSAVLALTRNPQGARRLFPESVFPNLEVVAYSPRESGPWQEAISGCTGVVNLAGAPIADHRWTADYKREILESRTLTTEKLVEAIAAAPERPQVLVNASAVGYYGTSETETFDETSASGDDYLAQVCQAWEAAAQGVTETGTRLVIARLGIVLGPDGGALGKMLTPFQLFAGGPIGSGKQWVSWIHRQDVVRLIVEALENSALSGVYNATAPNPVRMQTLCQVLGEVISRPSWLPVPEFALELLLGEGAMVVLDGQQVLPKQTLAAGFDYQFPTVKPALENVLA; encoded by the coding sequence ATGAAAGTGGCAATTACCGGTGCAACGGGCTTTGTGGGGCGAGCGTTAGTGGAACATTTATCTAAGACTGACTCGGCTGTGCTCGCGTTAACCCGTAACCCCCAAGGGGCAAGACGGCTATTTCCTGAGTCGGTGTTTCCCAATTTGGAGGTGGTTGCCTATAGTCCCCGTGAGTCTGGGCCATGGCAGGAGGCAATTTCTGGCTGTACGGGGGTGGTGAATTTAGCCGGTGCGCCGATTGCGGATCATCGCTGGACGGCTGACTATAAACGGGAGATTCTGGAAAGTCGCACCCTCACGACTGAGAAATTGGTGGAGGCGATCGCCGCTGCTCCTGAACGGCCCCAGGTCTTGGTCAATGCTTCAGCGGTCGGCTATTACGGAACCAGCGAGACGGAGACTTTTGATGAAACCAGTGCCTCGGGTGATGATTATCTCGCTCAGGTGTGTCAAGCTTGGGAGGCTGCGGCTCAGGGGGTGACGGAGACAGGAACTCGCCTGGTGATTGCCCGCTTGGGGATTGTCCTCGGTCCTGATGGGGGAGCTTTGGGGAAAATGTTAACGCCCTTTCAGTTGTTTGCAGGGGGCCCAATTGGTTCTGGAAAACAATGGGTGTCCTGGATTCACCGTCAGGATGTGGTGCGTTTAATCGTTGAGGCCCTTGAGAATTCTGCGTTGTCTGGGGTCTACAATGCTACGGCTCCCAATCCGGTGCGGATGCAAACCCTCTGTCAGGTGTTGGGTGAGGTGATATCCCGTCCTTCTTGGTTGCCGGTTCCTGAATTTGCCTTGGAGTTACTGCTCGGGGAGGGGGCGATGGTGGTTTTGGATGGTCAACAGGTTTTGCCGAAACAAACCCTGGCTGCGGGATTTGATTATCAGTTTCCTACGGTAAAACCCGCCCTGGAGAATGTTCTAGCTTAA